In the genome of Cryptomeria japonica chromosome 8, Sugi_1.0, whole genome shotgun sequence, one region contains:
- the LOC131034969 gene encoding uncharacterized protein LOC131034969: MAGTPNALSQLIWKRNAGVLDYVPISTGKPEAGGGQKKRFEKVDMGFCCCFQSSDCSKIIFISRDDRLGRFWNWFWGWIAAKKKFVNLSCICTKGKVVLGSARGAWRRLFWKVRSELRKSMRPTTVQKFTYDVYSYSQNFDEGCWKNDQDLYSSAHKFASAAINNGPNGEVVRQHCVGEQEMMQ, encoded by the coding sequence ATGGCTGGGACACCAAATGCTCTGTCCCAACTGATTTGGAAAAGAAATGCAGGGGTTCTTGATTATGTGCCCATCAGTACTGGAAAACCAGAGGCAGGGGGTGGGCAAAAGAAGAGATTTGAGAAGGTGGATATGGGCTTTTGTTGCTGTTTTCAATCTTCTGATTGTTCTAAGATTATATTCATTTCAAGAGATGACAGGCTTGGAAGGTTCTGGAACTGGTTTTGGGGATGGATTGCAGCTAAGAAGAAGTTTGTAAATTTGTCCTGTATTTGCACAAAAGGGAAAGTTGTGTTGGGTTCTGCAAGAGGAGCTTGGAGGCGTTTGTTTTGGAAGGTGAGGTCTGAGTTGAGGAAATCCATGAGGCCTACAACAGTGCAGAAGTTTACATATGATGTTTATAGTTATTCTCAGAACTTTGATGAGGGATGTTGGAAGAATGATCAAGATCTTTATTCTTCTGCTCATAAATTTGCCTCTGCCGCTATAAACAATGGCCCTAATGGTGAGGTTGTGAGGCAACATTGTGTGGGCGAGCAGGAAATGATGCAGTAG